The DNA segment TCTCCCGGAAAGGAAGCCCCCTCCGCCCTGGCCCGGCGCCTCCGCCCCTCCCGCGTCGACGCCAAGGTCCTGGCGAGCCTGGAAGAGGCGGCCACGGGCCGACCCCTCATCGAGGGCAACAAGGTCACGCTCCTCTTCGACGGCCCCAGCACCTTGGCGGCCATGAGCGCGGCGGTGTCCGCGGCCCGGGAGACGATCAACCTGGAGACCTACCTGTTCGACCAGGACGAAGTGGGGATGAAGTTCGCGGACCTGCTGATCGCCAAGCAACGGCAGGGCGTGCACGTCAACATCATCTACGACTGCGTGGGCACGCTGGGGACGCCCCAGGCCTTCTTCGACCGCATGCAGGAGGCGGGCATCCAGCTGCTTCCCTTCCATCCCGTGAGCCCCCTGCGCCGGCTCGGCCGATGGCGGCTCAACAACCGGGATCACCGCAAGATCCTGGTGGTGGACGGCAAGGTGGCGTTCACGGGCGGCGTGAACATCGCCGCGACCTATTCCCGCAGCTCCCTGTTCCGGTCGCGCTCGAAGAACGCCCGCGCGCCCGGCTGGCGGGACACGCACATCCAAATCGAGGGCCCGGCGGTGGCGGCCCTCCAGTGGATGTTCCTGGACAACTGGGCCAGCCAGCGGGAAGGCGAGTTGCCCGACGCGGACTACTTCCCTTCCCTGCCCGCGGTAGGCGACAAGGCCGTGCGGGTGCTGGGCAGCCAGCCCCGCAGCAACCCCGAGATCTTCAAGGCCTACTTCCTGGCGATCCAGAGCGCGAAGGCCTCCATCCACCTCACCTCCGCCTACTTCGTGCCGGACGCCCAGATCATGCGCGCCCTGCTCGACGCCGCCGCGCGCGGGGTGGACGTCAAGGTGATCCTGCCCAGCGTCTCCGACAATTGGCTCACCCCGCGGGGAACGCACTCGTTCTACGACCAGATGCTCCGGGGCGGGATCCGGATCTTCGAGCTGAAGAAGGCGGTGCTGCACGCCAAGACCGCCGTGATCGACGGGACCTGGTCCACGGTGGGCTCCACCAACCTCGACATGCGGAGCTTCCTTCACAACAAGGAAGTCAACGTGGTGGTGATGGGGAACGGCTTCGGCCGGGAGATGGAGACCGCCTTCCTCGACGACCTCCAGGATTCCAACGAAGTCACGCTGGAGGCCTGGGAGCGGCGGCCGTGGGGGCCGCGCGTCGGCGAGTGGTTCGCGCGCCTCCTCGCCTATTGGCTGTGACGCGGCGACTCCGCCCCACAGAGAATGCGCCCTTCCAAGTTGAAGGGACCTCTGCGTCATATTGATCGGCCGTCGCGCCGCGGGCGGTGGGCGCAAACGCGCAATCCACATTCTTTCAATCAATTGAAAACATGGTACGGAATCCGCTCATGATCTCCGGGGCTTTCGGCGTTGCTGCCCCGCATCGATTGGAGAGAGACATGCGACATTCCCTCATCGCGCCGCTGGTGCTCCTGGGCACCGCGGTTTCCGCCCCCGCGCAGGTGAGCATCGGCGTGGGCATCGGGCTTCCCGGCGTGAACATCGGGATCAACTTCCCCATGTTCCCGGATCTCGTCCGCGTGCCCGGCTATCCCGTCTATTACGCCCCGGGCGCGGACGCGAACTACTTTTTCTACGACGGGATGTACTGGGTCTACCAGGGGGACGATTGGTACGCGAGCTCCTGGTACAACGGGCCCTGGGGGCGGGTCGCGCCGGAGGCGGTCCCCCTGTTCATCCTGCGGATCCCGGTGAGCTACTACCGCCGTCCCCCCGCCTTCTTCGGAAGCTGGCAGCGGGACGCCCCTCCGCATTGGGGCGAGCATTGGGGCCGCGGGTGGGAGGAGCGGCGCCGGGGTTGGAACACCTGGGACCGCCGTTCGGCGCCCGCCCCCGCCCGGCTCCCGACCTACCAGCGGAACTACGCGGGGGAGCGCTATCCCGGAGTTCAGCAGCAACGCGAATTGCGCGAGCGGAATTACCGCTACCAGCCCAGGGAAGGGATCGTGCGAGAGCACTACCGCGAGCAGCGGGCGCAACCCGCTGCACCGTCCCCTGATCGCGGGCCGCAGAGAGGTCAATCGCCCCGGGATTCCCGGCCCGCGGATCCGCAGCCCCAGCGCCCGAGGCCGGAAGAGCCGGCGCGACCGCGCCCCACGCCCCAATCCCCACCTCAATCCCAGCCCCAGCCCGGGGGTCGGGAAGCTCCCCGTCCGCAGCCTCCCCAGGGGCGGGAGCGGGAAGCTCCCGGGCGGACAGGTCCGGGTGAGGCCCGGCCGAGCCCGGGGCGCGATCAGGGGCGGGATCAGGGCCGCGGTCCGGAACGGCCCCGGGAGAACCGCGGCGAAAAGCCCAGGGAAGACCGGTAGATTGAGCGGCCAGGGAGCGTCTTCCGGGGCCCCTCGCGTGGCCGTGATCGTGGCCCATCCCGACGACGAGATTCTGTGGGCCGGCGGGCTCCTTCTCGATCATCCGGAATGGTCCACCTTCATCGCCGTGCTGTGCCGGCGGGACGATGCCGACCGCGCGCCCCGCTTCTTCCACGTCCTGGAGCGGCTGGGCACGCGGGGGGCCATGGGCGACCTGGACGACGGCCCCGCCCAGCGCCCCCTTCCCAATGGGACCGTGATGAAAGCCGTGCTCTCGCTGCTGCCCGAGCGGGAGTACGACCTCGTCCTCACCCACTCGCCGCGCGGGGAGTACACGCGCCACCGGCGGCACGAGGAGACCTTCCGCGCGGTGTGGTCCCTGTGGAACCGGGGCGTCCTCCAGACCAAGACGCTGTGGGCGTTCGCCTATGGCGATGGCCACCTCGTGCACCTTCCGCGGGCCGAGGAGGACGCGACGCTGCGCCTGACCCTGTCCGAGGAGATCTGGAGCGCGAAGCGCCGTCTCATCACCGAGGTCTACGGCTTCGGCGAGGCGAGCTGGGAAGCCCGCACCACTCCCCGCGAGGAAGCCTTCCACTGCTTCGATACGCCCCAGGCCGCGGCGATCTGGTCAGAAGAGGGACGCTCCGCATGAAGGTCCTGGTGCTGTACGACTACCCTCCTTCGCCGGGGGGCCTGGCCACCCAGGGGGACCTGCTGTATCGCGGCCTCCTGGAGCTGGGCGTGGAAGCGCGGGCGGCCCATCTGAAATCCGACCTGGAAAAGGAGTGGTACTACCGCTGGTTCAAGCCGGACGTGGTGGTGGGCGTGGGCTTCTGGGGGGATTTCCCCGACATCGTCCACCATCCGCAGCGCTTCGGGATGCTGCCCGTGCCCTGGCTCCTGGCCGACGGCTACGTGGCGAACTACCGCCACGACCTCAACGAGATGCCGCTGATCCTGGTGACGGCGGACTGGGTGCGGGAGACCTACGTCCGCGACGGCATCCGGGGCGACCACATGGTGACCCTCCCCGTGGGGTGCGATACGGACGCCTTCATTCCGCGGGAGCCCGGCGACCCCAAGGTGCATGCCGTGCGGCAGATCCTCGGCGTCCGTCCCGACCAGCTCATGATCCTCACCGTCGGCGGGGACGCGGCCTCCAAGGGCGCCCGGGAAGTCATGGAGGCCCTCGCCCGCCTTTCCGGCGAGGTCCCCGACTGGCGCTACGTCTGCAAGGTCTGGCCTCAGCCGCGGACCGCGATCCAGAACGCCCTGGACGAAGCGCTGGCCGCCCAGCTCGGGATGGCGGACCGGGTGAGTTTCCCCACCCACCGCGTGTCCCGAAACCTCATGCCCTTCCTCATCTCCGCCTGCGACGTGTACGCCGCGCCCTCCCGCCTGGAGGGATTCGGGATGCCTCAGGTGGAAGCGGGCGCCTGCGGGAAGCCGGTGATCGGAATCCGGGCCATGGCCATGCTGGACACGCTGGTCCACGGGGAGACCGCCTTCCTGGCCAGCGTGGCCCAGGAAAACCGCCTCGCCGAGACCGTCCTCGGCCCGGAGTCGGGCTTCGAGCCGGGCCACCGCATCATCTTCGACCGGCCCCGGGTGGCGGACTACCGCGCCGACGTGGGAGACCTCGCGTCCCACCTGCGGACCCTCCTCAACGACGCGCCCCTCCGCAGGCGGATGGGAGAGGCCGGCCGGCGGCGGGTGGTGGAACGCTTCGACTACCGGCGGGTGGCCCGGCGGTTCGTGGAGATCCTGTCCGAAAAGCTGTGGGGCGCCTGATGGAACCCCGGCTCGGCGCCGCCATCCAGGATGCGCAGCGGGGGGCGGTCGCAGTCCTGATCCACAACGCCCACGGCCCCTTCGACGGCCTTCCCCGCACGGCCGGATGGGGCTACCCCGAGCCCTACACCCGCGACCTGCTCATTTCCTCGCTGGGCATCCTGGCCTCGGGGAACGCGGAACTCCTCGCGTCCCTCAAGCGCGTGATGGCGACGCTGGCCCGGAACCAGAGCCGCCGGGGACACATTCCGTCCCTGGTCCACGATCCCGAGGACCGCGGCGCGAGCGACACGACCCCGCTGTTCCTCCTGGTGGCGGGCATCCTTCGGAACGTCCTCGGCCGGCCCCGCTACCTGGAAGGCCCCGTCCGCAGGGCCGCGCGCTGGATGGAATACCAGGCCGCCGACGACCGGGTGATGGTCTCCCAGCAGCCCACCAGCGACTGGCGGGACGAACAGTGGGTCCTGGGGCACGGCCTCTTCGTGAACACCCTCGTCTACGCGTACCTCAAATGCCTGGGGCAGTCCGAGCGGGCGGAGGCCCTCCAGGGGGCCCTCAACGGCCCCGCGGACGGCGTGGACCGGAACCACCCGGTGGAAGGCCTCGCCGTCCGTGGGCGGCCCACCTACGCCATGTGGTCCTACAAGGTGCTGGGGGATCCGCGCTGCGACGTGCTGGGCAACAGCCTCGCCATCCTCACGGGCCTGGCCCCGCCCTCGCGGGCGACCCGGATGGTGGCCTGGATCGAAGACGAATGCGACGCCCTGCGCTCCCGGGGGGAGCTGGCCTTGGACCTTCCCCCCTGCCTGTTCCCCTTCATCCAACCCACGGACGAGGACTGGCGTCCGCGGTACGCGCAGTACAACCTTCCGGGCCGCTATCACAACGGCGGCGTCTGGCCCTTCGTGTGCGGGTTCTATGTGGCGGCCCTGGTGGCCGCGGGCCGGCCCCGCCTGGCGCGAAGGAAGCTGGAGGCCCTCACCGACCTGGTGCGGCCCGCGCGGGAGGTCCGGGTCGCCTACGGCTTCAACGAATGGTTCCAGGCCCAGGACGGCGCTCCCTCCGGGCAGGACTGGCAGACGTGGTCCGCCTCCATGTACCTGTATGCGGCCGCCTGCGTCGAGCGGGGCCGGGCGCTCTATTTCTGAAATGCGGAGGGAACTGGAACCGCGAGGCGACGGGTGGACCTAGACTGTTGCCAGGGAACGTACGGAACTCGCGCGCCGCAGGAGGAACGGATGGTTCAGCCCCGAAGCGTCATCACGGGGACGGGAAGCTGCATTCCCCCGCGGAAGATCCCGAACGACGCGTTCCTGGAGCATCGGTTTTTCGAGGATCGCGACCGGCCCTATTCCCCAGCGGAGACCGCGCGGATCGTCTCCAAATTCCGCGACATCACCGAGATCTCCGAACGCCGCTACGTCGCGGACGATCTGGTGGCCTCGGACCTCGCCTTCGAGGCGGGAAAGCGGGCGCTGGACTCCGCCGGCATCGATCCCGAGACGCTGGACTACGTCATCGTGGCGCACAACTTCGGGGATATCCGGGCGGACGACCGGCGGTCCGACCTCGTCCCCACGCTGGCCGCGAGGGTCAAGGCGAAGCTGCGCATCGCCAACCCGTCCTGCGTCGCCTACGACCTCCCCTTCGGCTGCCCCGGCTGGCTCCAGGCCGTGATCCAGGCCGACTACTACCTGCGCTCCGGCGACGCGAAGCGGGCGCTGGTGATCGGCACCGAGACCCTCTCCCGCGTGTCGGATCCCTTCGACCGCGACAGCCTGATCTACGCGGACGGCGCGGGCGCCGCGGTGCTGGAAGCCCAAGCGCATTCCGCGCCCGTGGGCATCCTGTCGCACGCCGTGCGGTCCGACACCCTGGAGCACGCGGACCTGCTGTGGATGGACCGCTCCTTCAATCCCGGTCCCGGCCACGATCAGCTCTACCTCAAGATGAAGGGCCGGAAGCTCTACGAATACGCCCTCGCCACCGTTCCCGGCGTCGTGCGCGAGTGCCTGGAGCGGGCGGGCCTCGGCCTGGCGGACGTGGACAAGGTGCTGATCCACCAGGCCAACGGAAAGATGGACGAGGCCATCCTCAAGCGGCTGTTCAAGCTCTACGGGATCTCCGAGATTCCCGACGGAATCATGCCCATGACCGTCTCCTGGCTGGGCAACAGCTCCGTCGCCACGGTGCCCACCCTGCTCGATCTGGTGATGCGGGGCGAGCTGGACGGCCATGCCCTCGCGAGTGGAGACGACGTCGTGTTCGCCTCCGTGGGCGCCGGAATGAACATCAACGCCGTCGCCTACCGCTGTCCCTGATCCGCGCCCGGAACGTCCTCGGGGATCAGCTCGCGCATGAGCTTCGTGATCTCCCGGATGGAAAAGGGCTTTTCGATTCCCCGGGCCCATGGGTCCTGGCGGAGACTCTTCGCGATTTTCGGTTCCAGGTTCCCCGTGGCGAGAAGGACCGGCTTGGTGGGATGGAGGCGCCTGAGTTCCGCGAGCGTCTCAAGGCCCGTCATCCCCGGCATGTTGTGGTCCAGGATGACCAGGTCGAAGTCCACCTCCATCGAAAGGTAGCGGAGGGCGTCCAGCCCATCCACCGCCACCATGACCTTGTGGCCGAGTACCCGGAACATGGGAGGGATGGTGGATTGCATCAGCTCGTCGTCATCCACGAACAGGATGGTGAGGGAGCGGCCGATCGGAGTGTCGGTGGCCTTCTCGGGCGGGACGGCAGCTTTCGGATCGAGCAGCTCCGGCAAGATGAGCGAGACGGTGGTGCCCTGGCCGAAGCGGCTTTCGATCACCATCTCTCCGCCCATGGCCCGCGCCGTTTCCAGAGCCATGGACAGGCCCTGGCCGGTTCCCAGGCCGATGGGCTTGGTCGTGAAAAAGGGTTCGTGGGCGCGCACCCGGACCTCGGGCAGCATCCCGCACCCCGTGTCCTCCACCGAGAGTTCGACCAGCGAACCGGGCAGCCTTTGGATCCGCAGGGACAACCGCCCGCCCGCCGACATGGCGTCCGTGCTGTTCGCGCACAGGTTCATCAGGGCGGTGGAGAGCCGCGCCGGCTGCGCGAGGACGAACGGATGGGACTCGCAGGCCTCCATCGTGAACTGGATGGAATGCGAGGACGTCCGCTCCAGCAGGCTGATCTGGTTGCTCACCAGGGTGTGTAAATCGACGGGCTCGGGATCCTTGGGGTCCTTCCGGGAGAACCGCGTGAGCCCGCTCACCAGCTCCTTTCCCCGCACGGCGGCCTTTTCGATGAGGGCGAGGGAACCCGCGAATTCCCCCTGGACCCCAACGTTCAACTTGAGGGTTTCCGTGACGGCGTAGATCGCGCCCAGGATGTTGTTGATGTCGTGGGCCACCCCCGCCGCCAGCCTTCCCAGGCTGTCGAGCTGCTGGGCGTGCTGGATCTCCATCTCGTAGCGCTGGCGATCCACTTCCGCCTGATGCTGCTCGGTGATGTCCACGAAGGCCAGGCGGCATTCCTCCCGCTGGGATGGCCACGAGGCCTCGATCCGGATCCACTTGACCATCGCGTTTCTCGGCCGGAGGGGAAGTTCGCACACACCGGGAGGGTTGCCTGCGAAGTGCCCATCGAGGAAGGCGAAGAAGTCCGCCCGATTCCGGGGGGCCATCCATTCGGGAAAGGAGCTTCCCACCAGGCTCGACCTCGACGTCTCGAGCAGGGTGGCCGCCGTCAGGTTCGCCCGCCAGATTTCGCCCTTCCGATCGATGACGAGGTAGCCCACCGGCGCGTGGTCGTAGAGGTCGGTGTAGGCCTCCAGCAGC comes from the Geothrix sp. 21YS21S-4 genome and includes:
- a CDS encoding PAS domain-containing sensor histidine kinase, with the protein product MGPHRSLPQDPNELRRSAELTLARKEEVPLANVSKSEALRLLHELQVHQIELEMQNGELKRSGEEIEALLEAYTDLYDHAPVGYLVIDRKGEIWRANLTAATLLETSRSSLVGSSFPEWMAPRNRADFFAFLDGHFAGNPPGVCELPLRPRNAMVKWIRIEASWPSQREECRLAFVDITEQHQAEVDRQRYEMEIQHAQQLDSLGRLAAGVAHDINNILGAIYAVTETLKLNVGVQGEFAGSLALIEKAAVRGKELVSGLTRFSRKDPKDPEPVDLHTLVSNQISLLERTSSHSIQFTMEACESHPFVLAQPARLSTALMNLCANSTDAMSAGGRLSLRIQRLPGSLVELSVEDTGCGMLPEVRVRAHEPFFTTKPIGLGTGQGLSMALETARAMGGEMVIESRFGQGTTVSLILPELLDPKAAVPPEKATDTPIGRSLTILFVDDDELMQSTIPPMFRVLGHKVMVAVDGLDALRYLSMEVDFDLVILDHNMPGMTGLETLAELRRLHPTKPVLLATGNLEPKIAKSLRQDPWARGIEKPFSIREITKLMRELIPEDVPGADQGQR
- a CDS encoding glycoside hydrolase 100 family protein, whose translation is MEPRLGAAIQDAQRGAVAVLIHNAHGPFDGLPRTAGWGYPEPYTRDLLISSLGILASGNAELLASLKRVMATLARNQSRRGHIPSLVHDPEDRGASDTTPLFLLVAGILRNVLGRPRYLEGPVRRAARWMEYQAADDRVMVSQQPTSDWRDEQWVLGHGLFVNTLVYAYLKCLGQSERAEALQGALNGPADGVDRNHPVEGLAVRGRPTYAMWSYKVLGDPRCDVLGNSLAILTGLAPPSRATRMVAWIEDECDALRSRGELALDLPPCLFPFIQPTDEDWRPRYAQYNLPGRYHNGGVWPFVCGFYVAALVAAGRPRLARRKLEALTDLVRPAREVRVAYGFNEWFQAQDGAPSGQDWQTWSASMYLYAAACVERGRALYF
- a CDS encoding glycosyltransferase family 4 protein, with translation MKVLVLYDYPPSPGGLATQGDLLYRGLLELGVEARAAHLKSDLEKEWYYRWFKPDVVVGVGFWGDFPDIVHHPQRFGMLPVPWLLADGYVANYRHDLNEMPLILVTADWVRETYVRDGIRGDHMVTLPVGCDTDAFIPREPGDPKVHAVRQILGVRPDQLMILTVGGDAASKGAREVMEALARLSGEVPDWRYVCKVWPQPRTAIQNALDEALAAQLGMADRVSFPTHRVSRNLMPFLISACDVYAAPSRLEGFGMPQVEAGACGKPVIGIRAMAMLDTLVHGETAFLASVAQENRLAETVLGPESGFEPGHRIIFDRPRVADYRADVGDLASHLRTLLNDAPLRRRMGEAGRRRVVERFDYRRVARRFVEILSEKLWGA
- a CDS encoding 3-oxoacyl-ACP synthase III family protein, giving the protein MVQPRSVITGTGSCIPPRKIPNDAFLEHRFFEDRDRPYSPAETARIVSKFRDITEISERRYVADDLVASDLAFEAGKRALDSAGIDPETLDYVIVAHNFGDIRADDRRSDLVPTLAARVKAKLRIANPSCVAYDLPFGCPGWLQAVIQADYYLRSGDAKRALVIGTETLSRVSDPFDRDSLIYADGAGAAVLEAQAHSAPVGILSHAVRSDTLEHADLLWMDRSFNPGPGHDQLYLKMKGRKLYEYALATVPGVVRECLERAGLGLADVDKVLIHQANGKMDEAILKRLFKLYGISEIPDGIMPMTVSWLGNSSVATVPTLLDLVMRGELDGHALASGDDVVFASVGAGMNINAVAYRCP
- the cls gene encoding cardiolipin synthase; this encodes MDSCRSREAPLSDRSRFPLRWILALSLCLLGSACARLPNLNYLKTPLAPSPAGSGPTPSPGKEAPSALARRLRPSRVDAKVLASLEEAATGRPLIEGNKVTLLFDGPSTLAAMSAAVSAARETINLETYLFDQDEVGMKFADLLIAKQRQGVHVNIIYDCVGTLGTPQAFFDRMQEAGIQLLPFHPVSPLRRLGRWRLNNRDHRKILVVDGKVAFTGGVNIAATYSRSSLFRSRSKNARAPGWRDTHIQIEGPAVAALQWMFLDNWASQREGELPDADYFPSLPAVGDKAVRVLGSQPRSNPEIFKAYFLAIQSAKASIHLTSAYFVPDAQIMRALLDAAARGVDVKVILPSVSDNWLTPRGTHSFYDQMLRGGIRIFELKKAVLHAKTAVIDGTWSTVGSTNLDMRSFLHNKEVNVVVMGNGFGREMETAFLDDLQDSNEVTLEAWERRPWGPRVGEWFARLLAYWL